A single Candidatus Rubidus massiliensis DNA region contains:
- a CDS encoding IQ calmodulin-binding motif produces the protein MNNSFDYSLKNALFWGNFNYHCVQAKKGNVFRRVFHIALAAIELLPIISQIISLFERAIASPKVVVILKQPLSNNHLNQEKKYKASLIIQTFIRSYNCQKHLQLLKKKQAEIATIKIQSMIRTTIAQKQLQTKVEQKAALIVQSYIRMHNSHKKVECNKKILLDYETFKKVKVAINSDTWTCSRFGSTQVFMLKNPAIVLKKTGFPENQIRLDKMCKALDLCQKKGLNHIVVPSARLMGTNIIEQRLPVKMYEPLLLYKEQVSFYFENKELFTSAVSQLIDFASQAYLPEITGYAENVYLKLAPSAMARYDNLFLYVEGGQAKIGLVDLEHFDLVEKKDIDWVDTCCQLINLFPCHFDLIWNMSLQHEPGLLKHQDIVEKEKQNVLKRFEGAFLNHYNFIFAKEINTQNYWHYPQISESVKHKIAAKLTAKLLQYRQEGENRFSELLGKNPQLAAETFKETIPRIVDLIGDFFTDIMNKKKESYRKPDSFWQILSFRTLVFSKRDRNLYVLLDAIHHKLHMLDFGEDYDSFLGVNLLELILEELVNEKVYESLDWLFSSKRDAACICL, from the coding sequence GTGAATAATTCATTTGATTACAGCCTAAAAAATGCTCTTTTCTGGGGAAATTTTAATTATCATTGTGTTCAAGCTAAAAAAGGGAATGTCTTTAGACGCGTTTTTCATATAGCCTTAGCGGCAATAGAGTTACTTCCTATAATCAGCCAAATTATTTCTTTATTTGAAAGAGCAATTGCTTCCCCTAAAGTGGTTGTTATACTAAAGCAACCTTTAAGTAATAATCACCTCAATCAAGAAAAAAAATACAAAGCCTCCTTAATAATTCAAACATTCATTCGTTCTTATAATTGTCAGAAGCATTTACAACTTCTAAAGAAAAAACAGGCAGAGATTGCAACGATTAAAATTCAAAGTATGATTAGAACAACAATCGCTCAAAAGCAACTACAGACAAAAGTAGAACAAAAAGCTGCTTTGATAGTGCAAAGTTATATAAGGATGCATAATTCTCATAAAAAAGTTGAATGTAATAAAAAAATATTATTAGATTACGAAACTTTTAAAAAGGTAAAAGTGGCTATTAATTCTGATACTTGGACTTGTTCTCGATTCGGTTCAACTCAAGTTTTTATGCTAAAAAATCCAGCAATTGTTCTTAAAAAGACAGGCTTCCCTGAAAATCAGATACGTTTAGATAAAATGTGTAAAGCTTTAGATTTATGTCAGAAAAAAGGTTTAAATCATATTGTTGTGCCTTCCGCTCGTTTAATGGGAACGAATATCATTGAACAAAGATTACCAGTCAAAATGTATGAACCATTGTTGCTATATAAGGAACAGGTGAGTTTTTATTTTGAAAATAAAGAATTATTTACGTCTGCTGTTAGTCAACTCATTGATTTTGCTTCTCAAGCTTATTTACCAGAGATAACAGGCTATGCAGAAAATGTTTATCTAAAGCTTGCTCCAAGTGCCATGGCTCGTTATGACAATCTTTTTTTATATGTAGAAGGTGGGCAGGCTAAGATTGGTTTAGTGGATTTGGAACATTTTGATTTGGTAGAAAAAAAAGATATTGATTGGGTAGATACATGTTGTCAGTTGATAAATCTCTTTCCTTGTCATTTTGATTTGATTTGGAATATGAGTTTGCAACATGAACCAGGTTTGCTAAAGCACCAAGATATTGTAGAAAAAGAAAAGCAAAATGTGTTAAAGCGTTTTGAGGGCGCGTTTTTAAATCATTATAATTTTATTTTTGCAAAAGAAATCAATACACAAAATTATTGGCATTACCCTCAGATTTCTGAGAGTGTTAAACACAAAATTGCAGCAAAGTTGACTGCAAAACTTTTGCAATATAGACAAGAAGGTGAGAACCGTTTTAGTGAGTTACTAGGGAAAAATCCTCAATTGGCGGCAGAAACATTCAAAGAAACTATACCTAGAATAGTCGATTTAATCGGTGATTTTTTTACCGATATAATGAACAAGAAAAAAGAAAGTTATCGAAAGCCCGATAGTTTCTGGCAAATACTGTCTTTTAGAACTCTTGTTTTTAGTAAAAGAGATCGAAATCTTTACGTTTTATTAGATGCTATTCATCACAAATTACATATGCTCGATTTTGGAGAAGATTATGACTCTTTTTTAGGAGTTAATTTGTTAGAACTAATTTTAGAGGAATTAGTGAATGAAAAAGTTTATGAAAGTTTAGATTGGCTATTTTCTTCTAAACGTGATGCTGCTTGTATATGTCTGTAA
- the slrP gene encoding E3 ubiquitin-protein ligase SlrP: MTIVQECLAISKKTTKLNLTNQNLISIPYEVFNHIELEEIWFDNNHIKELSLEIAKLTNLKRLSIYKNELMVLPETLFYMKNLKQLNVSVNCITFLPEIIGNLKNLEVLDINHNQLKILPNSFGAFLNLKFLYLGGNELKDLPQSFQNLTNLLYLNITYNRFRFLPECIADLTGLIELRMYNNSIVLLPDSIGKLINLKELYAMNNQISALPKSIGQLENLRKLKLENNKLITLPESLVELKNLTDLDLRTNLLHNLPEKIGNMKALRFLDLRDNKLTSLPTSIQNLTNLEKLDVRLNKELIIPDWFQKLEKRGCVIFY, encoded by the coding sequence ATGACAATTGTTCAAGAATGCTTAGCTATTAGCAAAAAAACTACTAAACTAAATCTAACTAATCAGAATTTAATCTCTATCCCATATGAAGTTTTTAATCATATAGAATTAGAAGAAATTTGGTTTGATAATAATCATATAAAAGAGCTTTCTCTTGAAATAGCTAAGCTTACCAATCTAAAAAGACTAAGTATTTACAAAAATGAGTTAATGGTATTGCCTGAAACACTTTTTTATATGAAAAATCTTAAACAACTAAATGTTAGTGTTAATTGTATTACCTTTCTTCCTGAAATTATTGGAAACTTGAAAAATTTAGAAGTATTAGATATTAATCACAATCAATTAAAGATTCTTCCAAATTCTTTTGGTGCTTTTCTAAATTTAAAGTTTCTTTATTTAGGAGGAAATGAGCTAAAAGATTTGCCTCAGTCATTTCAAAACCTTACAAATTTGTTATATTTGAACATCACTTACAATCGCTTTAGATTCTTGCCTGAATGCATTGCAGATTTAACTGGCTTGATAGAATTAAGAATGTATAATAACTCTATCGTTCTGCTTCCAGATTCAATTGGCAAGCTTATTAATTTGAAAGAGCTTTATGCTATGAATAACCAAATTTCAGCTCTTCCTAAATCGATTGGACAACTTGAAAACTTGAGAAAACTTAAGCTAGAAAATAATAAATTAATAACTTTGCCTGAGAGTTTAGTTGAATTAAAAAATCTGACAGATCTTGATTTAAGAACAAATCTTTTACATAACTTGCCAGAAAAGATTGGAAACATGAAAGCTCTTAGATTTTTAGATTTAAGAGATAACAAGTTAACCTCTTTACCTACAAGTATTCAAAATTTAACAAATCTTGAAAAATTAGATGTTAGATTAAATAAAGAATTAATCATTCCAGACTGGTTTCAAAAGTTAGAGAAACGAGGCTGTGTAATATTTTATTAA
- the fabG_4 gene encoding 3-oxoacyl-[acyl-carrier-protein] reductase FabG, translating to MKILITGVSKGIGLATAKYFLKHGHEVIGISRTVPTWQHEKFTHYSIDLKDLKNLPLHLKQIVKEQSNVDWIVVNAGIGQFGNLEQMSFDAINAVIQTNLLSPIYITKAFLPLFKTKGKGGFIFIGSEASLHGKRQGTIYCASKFGLRGFTQALRDECCNTALKVTLINPGMVDTNFFDELSFQPGEESNQRLESSDIVDTLSMIIEAREGCHFDEINLSPQNKKIVFK from the coding sequence ATGAAGATTTTAATTACTGGTGTTAGCAAAGGAATTGGTCTTGCCACGGCCAAATATTTTTTAAAACATGGGCATGAAGTTATTGGCATTTCAAGAACTGTTCCTACTTGGCAACACGAAAAATTTACCCATTACAGTATTGATTTAAAAGACCTTAAAAATCTACCCCTTCATTTAAAGCAAATTGTTAAAGAACAATCTAACGTTGATTGGATTGTTGTTAATGCGGGTATTGGCCAGTTTGGCAATCTAGAGCAAATGAGCTTTGATGCTATAAATGCAGTTATACAAACTAACTTGCTCTCACCAATTTATATTACAAAAGCTTTTCTTCCCCTTTTTAAAACAAAAGGAAAAGGAGGCTTTATTTTTATCGGTTCAGAAGCGAGCCTTCATGGCAAAAGACAAGGAACAATATATTGTGCTAGCAAATTCGGCTTGAGAGGATTTACACAAGCATTAAGAGATGAATGTTGTAATACTGCTTTAAAAGTTACACTTATCAACCCTGGAATGGTAGACACAAATTTTTTCGATGAGCTTTCCTTTCAACCAGGTGAAGAAAGTAATCAACGATTGGAATCAAGTGATATCGTAGATACATTGTCGATGATTATAGAGGCAAGAGAAGGCTGCCATTTTGATGAAATTAACTTATCCCCACAGAATAAGAAGATCGTTTTTAAATAA
- the splB gene encoding Spore photoproduct lyase has translation MFHSIYIEEDIQDHPKVLNICNRYPTLPRITCKRHGEIFNRHAQDFRIQKQAPALILAKKNNQRVIPIPEGYGIGGKKNYYFSHMLNCLFDCRYCFLQGMYKSAHYVLFVNYEDFQTDIKEMVNGTDEPIYFFSGYDCDSLAMNSVTHFTESFLPFFKSTPKAFLELRTKSTNIQPLLKHETLSNVIVAFSLNPQEIVSALEKRTPPLKQRLKSIQSLQQSGWKIGLRFDPVIYWSRYQETYRSFFEEVFSVIDLSNLHSVTLGTFRMPKEVFKNMATLYPEEKLFAHSIQNKLSIVSYSDNIEQQILSFCEEQILRFIPKSIFFPCHV, from the coding sequence ATGTTTCACTCTATTTACATTGAAGAAGATATACAAGATCACCCTAAAGTTTTAAACATCTGTAATCGTTATCCTACCCTTCCTAGAATAACCTGTAAGCGCCATGGAGAAATTTTTAATCGTCATGCCCAAGATTTTAGAATCCAAAAGCAAGCCCCAGCCTTAATTTTGGCTAAAAAAAATAATCAAAGGGTTATCCCCATACCTGAAGGCTACGGTATTGGTGGAAAAAAAAATTACTATTTTTCTCACATGCTCAATTGTTTATTTGATTGCCGCTACTGTTTTTTACAAGGTATGTATAAATCTGCGCACTATGTTTTATTTGTAAATTATGAAGACTTTCAAACTGATATAAAAGAGATGGTCAATGGAACAGATGAGCCTATATACTTTTTTTCAGGTTACGATTGTGACAGCTTAGCGATGAATAGCGTGACCCATTTTACAGAAAGTTTTCTTCCTTTTTTCAAGAGTACTCCTAAAGCTTTTTTAGAACTTAGAACAAAAAGTACTAATATTCAACCGCTTTTGAAACATGAAACGTTAAGTAATGTTATTGTCGCCTTTAGTTTAAATCCTCAAGAGATTGTTTCTGCTTTAGAAAAGCGCACTCCACCGCTAAAGCAAAGACTTAAGAGTATCCAATCTTTACAACAATCTGGTTGGAAAATAGGACTGCGTTTTGATCCCGTCATTTATTGGTCTCGTTATCAAGAGACTTATAGAAGTTTTTTTGAAGAAGTATTTTCTGTTATCGATCTCTCTAATCTCCACTCCGTAACACTTGGTACCTTTAGAATGCCTAAAGAGGTTTTTAAAAATATGGCCACTCTTTATCCTGAAGAAAAGCTTTTTGCCCATTCTATACAAAATAAATTATCGATCGTGAGTTATAGCGATAACATAGAACAACAAATTCTTTCCTTTTGTGAAGAGCAAATTTTAAGATTTATCCCAAAATCCATTTTTTTCCCTTGTCACGTATGA
- a CDS encoding Chloramphenicol 3-O phosphotransferase translates to MNFSYQIIYINGPSSSGKTTLAKALQQELDEPFLHVSLDKVIGMMPEKINNWEGGFAPDGFSWKEAYDETGNLIQELQMGPFAKKISQTFKEIVLTLAKNGHYLIIDDISFGKTEVDEWRKLLKDYNVLWVGLSIPLALLEEREKKRGNRIIGSARAQYSKVHKDVIYDIEFEMSQITLDDTIKILKKKFC, encoded by the coding sequence ATGAATTTTTCTTATCAAATAATCTACATTAACGGGCCTTCAAGCTCTGGCAAAACGACGTTAGCCAAAGCTCTTCAGCAAGAATTAGACGAGCCTTTTTTACATGTAAGTCTGGATAAAGTTATTGGGATGATGCCCGAAAAAATCAATAATTGGGAGGGAGGCTTTGCGCCTGATGGTTTTTCCTGGAAAGAAGCTTATGATGAAACGGGAAATCTTATTCAAGAATTGCAAATGGGACCTTTTGCCAAAAAAATCTCTCAAACGTTTAAAGAAATCGTTTTAACTTTAGCAAAAAATGGTCATTATCTAATTATCGATGATATCTCTTTTGGCAAGACAGAAGTTGATGAATGGCGAAAACTTCTAAAAGATTATAATGTACTTTGGGTTGGACTTTCTATTCCTTTAGCTCTTTTAGAAGAAAGAGAAAAAAAGAGAGGTAATAGAATAATCGGATCAGCAAGAGCCCAGTATTCTAAAGTTCATAAAGATGTGATTTACGATATAGAATTTGAGATGAGCCAGATAACACTTGATGATACTATAAAAATCTTAAAAAAGAAATTCTGCTAA
- a CDS encoding Ankyrin repeat, translated as MEYNPSYIAYLPKETWQAIFLKLELTDIKNVEKVNKVFKSITESNFFWIQLAPKYCVALKPSCERQKKAFIKQLMINRIIFDSLSTSKAQLEEVIKTNPNLFRSMDIQGNTLTHVFARTCQINEIRDINSIFALANVEELFQIYKKNKQDLSKKNFQGNTPFHLACQNHNNKKICEVTFGKLLDWSLETNFNFLEQNNLGQTIIHLLCKKIKDPFFNETTNEIELLYKKLGSKSFSFHLFEEDIFGLTPLHYAILHNNIKTATFLIKRGAFLQNSYLKVDKYIHNNFKKKQHKCLLNKKLNLALLDSNYNDFSSKKGLLEVLDTLYTFIITFKEDCIQLKKALHKIILSTPAGLINTQNKRGFSLAHFAAIINHAKSIASLAKKKADLMLLQDGYTPLHFAIIYGNAEAFFALKLCKAKISNSKEISLALMIADCPSYKIIYFCLNHCLFSFYEDEVEDIINEIEQSHINIRDASTLDFMLFHAIRTKNTMAQLALLQKGANFNYLLLIKNQHN; from the coding sequence ATGGAATACAATCCATCCTATATTGCTTATCTTCCCAAAGAAACTTGGCAGGCAATTTTTCTAAAATTAGAACTTACAGACATTAAAAACGTAGAAAAAGTTAATAAAGTATTCAAATCAATCACTGAAAGTAACTTTTTTTGGATTCAGTTGGCTCCTAAGTATTGCGTTGCATTGAAACCTAGTTGCGAAAGGCAAAAAAAAGCTTTTATCAAGCAATTAATGATTAACAGAATTATTTTTGATTCCCTATCCACTTCTAAGGCTCAACTTGAAGAAGTAATAAAGACTAATCCTAATTTATTTCGATCAATGGATATTCAAGGAAATACCTTAACCCATGTTTTTGCTAGAACTTGCCAAATAAATGAAATACGCGATATTAACTCTATTTTTGCCCTTGCTAATGTGGAAGAACTCTTTCAAATTTATAAAAAAAACAAACAAGATTTATCCAAAAAAAATTTCCAAGGCAACACACCTTTCCACTTAGCTTGTCAAAATCATAATAATAAAAAAATTTGTGAAGTCACATTTGGCAAACTACTCGATTGGTCGCTAGAGACTAACTTTAACTTTTTGGAACAAAATAATTTAGGACAAACTATTATCCATTTGTTATGTAAAAAGATAAAAGATCCCTTTTTTAATGAGACAACTAATGAAATAGAGCTGCTATATAAAAAATTAGGATCAAAATCTTTTTCCTTTCATCTTTTCGAAGAAGATATTTTTGGACTTACCCCTTTACATTACGCCATTTTACATAATAACATTAAAACGGCTACTTTCCTTATTAAACGGGGAGCATTTTTGCAAAATAGTTATCTAAAAGTAGATAAATATATTCATAATAATTTTAAAAAAAAACAGCATAAATGTTTATTAAATAAAAAGTTAAACCTAGCTTTACTAGATTCCAATTACAACGATTTTAGTTCTAAAAAAGGTCTTCTTGAGGTACTAGATACTTTATATACATTCATTATTACTTTTAAAGAAGATTGCATACAGCTTAAAAAAGCATTACATAAAATTATTCTTTCGACACCAGCTGGATTGATCAATACACAAAATAAACGAGGCTTTAGCTTAGCTCACTTTGCCGCTATAATAAATCACGCAAAAAGTATAGCAAGCTTAGCTAAAAAAAAAGCTGATTTAATGCTTTTGCAAGATGGATACACTCCCCTTCATTTTGCTATCATCTATGGAAATGCCGAAGCGTTTTTTGCGCTCAAATTGTGTAAAGCAAAAATCAGTAATTCTAAAGAAATTTCATTAGCTTTAATGATAGCAGATTGTCCATCCTATAAAATAATTTACTTTTGCTTAAACCATTGCCTATTTTCTTTTTATGAAGATGAAGTTGAAGATATCATTAATGAGATTGAACAAAGTCATATAAATATTCGAGATGCTTCCACTTTAGATTTTATGCTATTTCATGCAATTCGTACTAAAAATACAATGGCCCAATTAGCTCTCTTACAAAAAGGAGCAAACTTTAATTATCTGTTATTAATAAAAAATCAGCATAATTAG
- a CDS encoding ankyrin repeat protein: MEANEISNKLPIELWEKVLGSLTPPELGQVANVCRFFQSVINDDSFYANYAQFYGENFSNATGVKASFKAKLIENGHTFDDIEYNDFALKQAINENSNVLIQRASNGDVLLHRNVNIGRMFGSENSIKVLLLLKNSSSSLLVSNFNGNTPLHNVFNYAYDRTTDKSVIPFLLDWAFEINFDFSKTNSYGQTILHKMCENVRDDRFFGEKINNLEYFFKKLEEKNISIDLNVEDKFGLTPLHYALLNGNTKTAECLINKGAIFKSEKIDVNGYIQSREEAATENQDKYLSQPIETNELIQDNLLVQLCNNIDSENEVIDLINELYRLSKMPDERAFFKSTFSEIVKLIPEKWVNIQNERGYSLAHFASMLNDTSSIELLVKKGANLMLLKEGYTPLHLAIMNNQVEAFFALINNKAEVTELQDISLALLLMESKSYEILSYCFTHCQITLRDEERQILLTKLSSNTEQSYYVYEDESSMEELALENPSNQPSNDSISDLELLMLTAKSVKNGIAIIALMQQGIKYI; encoded by the coding sequence ATGGAAGCTAATGAAATAAGTAATAAATTACCGATCGAACTTTGGGAAAAGGTGTTGGGGTCTTTAACTCCTCCAGAACTTGGACAGGTAGCAAATGTCTGTCGATTTTTTCAAAGTGTGATTAATGATGACAGCTTTTATGCAAACTACGCTCAATTTTATGGTGAAAATTTTTCCAATGCTACCGGTGTTAAAGCTTCTTTCAAAGCAAAGTTAATCGAAAATGGACATACATTTGACGATATTGAATATAATGATTTCGCCCTTAAACAAGCTATAAATGAAAATTCAAATGTCCTTATTCAAAGGGCATCTAACGGTGACGTACTTCTACATAGAAATGTTAATATAGGAAGAATGTTTGGTTCTGAGAATTCTATTAAAGTTTTACTTCTTCTTAAAAACTCTTCATCTAGTCTCTTAGTCTCTAATTTTAATGGCAATACACCTCTTCATAATGTGTTCAACTATGCGTACGATAGGACGACCGATAAAAGCGTTATTCCTTTTCTATTAGATTGGGCATTCGAAATTAATTTTGATTTTTCTAAAACCAATTCTTACGGTCAAACCATTTTACACAAAATGTGTGAAAATGTGCGCGATGATCGTTTCTTTGGCGAGAAAATTAATAACTTAGAATATTTTTTTAAAAAACTAGAAGAGAAAAATATTTCTATAGATTTAAATGTTGAAGATAAATTTGGGCTTACACCTTTACATTACGCACTTTTAAATGGTAATACTAAGACAGCTGAATGTTTAATTAATAAGGGAGCTATTTTTAAAAGCGAAAAGATTGACGTTAACGGATATATTCAAAGTCGCGAAGAGGCAGCAACTGAAAATCAAGATAAATATTTAAGTCAACCAATTGAAACTAATGAATTGATACAAGATAATCTCTTAGTTCAATTATGTAATAATATCGATAGTGAAAATGAAGTTATAGATTTGATTAATGAACTATATCGATTATCGAAAATGCCTGACGAGCGTGCGTTTTTCAAAAGTACATTTTCTGAAATTGTCAAATTAATTCCAGAAAAATGGGTCAATATTCAGAATGAAAGAGGATATTCCTTAGCTCATTTTGCCTCAATGCTTAATGACACTTCAAGTATAGAGCTTCTTGTAAAGAAAGGCGCCAATTTAATGCTATTAAAAGAAGGATATACTCCCCTTCATTTAGCTATTATGAATAATCAGGTAGAAGCGTTTTTTGCTTTAATTAATAACAAAGCGGAAGTGACTGAATTACAAGACATCTCCTTAGCATTGTTATTAATGGAAAGTAAATCGTATGAAATTTTAAGTTACTGTTTTACCCATTGTCAAATAACCTTAAGAGATGAAGAAAGACAAATTCTTTTAACAAAATTAAGTAGTAATACAGAACAATCCTATTATGTTTATGAAGACGAAAGCAGCATGGAAGAGCTTGCCTTAGAAAATCCTTCCAATCAACCATCTAATGATTCTATCAGCGATTTGGAGCTTTTAATGCTTACAGCCAAGAGCGTTAAGAATGGGATAGCAATTATAGCTTTAATGCAACAGGGAATTAAATACATTTAA
- a CDS encoding Ankyrin repeats (3 copies) — MLHLAKNPTFVPDILIFHWLVSLGQKEEAKAIFKKNAFPIEKREDCFIRSIELGYLPIANYLQDKIELNINPLVFISILENNNSRTEKLIGEVSNQILASYDNLLLRLACEYGDLNLAKFLISKVRIASFNDEANDGLISGYNLIEIEKGHCKLDGKAKNHAGLRLAVQNGHTEIVRYLLDRRLMNPAHDNNICLKIAYLNDHKEIVNLLVKNKNVNPKNESLEKLLVLHYVTTQPFPVVLNKQKKSMPKYDETTSLLNRVSLKSSDYLELKQGGFFWKISENFFKGFSRQNYEVVTINTQLKKIVLIKKNDDTKLGKKIIITAFKALLCFTIIIPLLLLAIRSSYRNQFTFSNEEEKFANV; from the coding sequence TTGCTGCATTTAGCTAAAAATCCAACCTTTGTTCCTGATATACTTATTTTTCATTGGTTAGTTAGTTTGGGGCAAAAAGAAGAGGCGAAGGCTATTTTTAAAAAAAATGCATTTCCAATTGAAAAAAGGGAAGATTGCTTTATTAGGTCAATAGAACTTGGCTATTTGCCTATTGCAAACTACCTGCAAGATAAAATTGAATTAAATATAAATCCTTTAGTTTTTATTTCTATCTTAGAAAATAACAATTCTAGAACCGAGAAATTAATAGGTGAAGTATCCAATCAAATCCTTGCCTCATATGACAATTTATTGCTAAGACTGGCTTGTGAGTATGGAGATTTAAATCTAGCGAAGTTTTTAATTTCGAAGGTGAGGATTGCAAGTTTTAATGATGAAGCAAATGATGGACTAATTTCAGGTTATAATTTAATAGAAATAGAAAAAGGGCATTGCAAGTTAGATGGTAAGGCGAAAAATCATGCAGGACTTAGATTAGCCGTTCAAAATGGGCATACGGAAATTGTAAGATATTTGTTGGATAGACGTTTAATGAATCCAGCTCACGACAATAATATTTGTTTAAAAATCGCTTATTTAAATGATCACAAAGAAATTGTGAACCTTTTGGTGAAAAATAAAAACGTAAATCCCAAAAATGAATCTTTAGAGAAATTACTTGTTTTACATTATGTTACAACTCAGCCTTTCCCCGTTGTTTTAAACAAGCAAAAAAAGTCTATGCCTAAATATGATGAAACAACTTCTTTACTCAATCGGGTAAGTTTAAAAAGTTCTGACTATTTGGAGTTGAAGCAAGGTGGTTTTTTTTGGAAAATTTCAGAAAATTTCTTTAAAGGATTTTCTCGTCAAAATTATGAAGTTGTTACTATAAATACCCAACTTAAAAAAATTGTACTTATCAAGAAAAATGATGATACAAAACTTGGAAAAAAGATCATCATTACTGCATTTAAAGCATTACTTTGCTTTACAATCATCATACCATTACTTTTACTTGCTATTCGATCGAGTTATAGAAATCAATTTACCTTTTCGAACGAGGAGGAAAAGTTTGCCAATGTATAA
- a CDS encoding ankyrin repeat protein, which yields MECNSISHTLPKEIWFHTLNFFTPPELNVVANTNRFFYALVNDDNFYASYAKFYGESFSIKTGIKKAFKVRLIENTPRFERMANNVLAIALVKKNNPNITLQIDFKGNTLLNILAQKFSDCEDFGKKALTLKPEGAGFFKPNFEGNSPFFNLLHYGFDSPPSKYHLHDLIDIILKRRDIDLTIKNKFGQTIFHKLCEEICYDKLELIKYIILKLRELKVEIDLNVKDNFGLTPLHYALLNKSTEIAKFLLTNGASISSESINFNGFIENLQARNPHSNILKILEPKGNSFDFHLLEADLDEEDKALIKLSSNLQRPRDVKQLMIEIQRYINYGKHSVLKTIFPEIVRRIPNRWIELHFKNGLSFAHLAALLNDGESIKLIAKKGGNLTLIYTGYSPLHLAILHSCPKAFFALLEHGAPLVSPEHKSLAYLLIECISYEIIDYCLTNKKLYINLEEQISVKECVLVNDDGEIVYDSKILNYSDENQLAFAKSHTKIPYKFFESDLDLLMLIAKDVNNTVLPIALMQRGVRYTLNYEV from the coding sequence ATGGAATGTAATTCTATCAGCCATACATTACCAAAAGAGATATGGTTTCATACTTTAAATTTTTTTACTCCACCTGAACTTAACGTCGTAGCAAATACGAATCGTTTTTTTTATGCATTAGTCAATGATGACAATTTTTATGCAAGTTACGCTAAATTTTATGGAGAAAGCTTTTCCATAAAGACTGGCATAAAAAAAGCCTTCAAAGTTAGATTAATTGAAAACACGCCTCGCTTTGAAAGAATGGCAAATAATGTTTTGGCAATAGCACTCGTAAAAAAAAATAATCCAAATATTACTCTTCAAATTGATTTTAAAGGAAATACTCTTCTTAATATACTAGCTCAAAAATTTTCAGATTGCGAAGATTTTGGAAAAAAAGCTCTTACACTTAAACCGGAAGGAGCAGGATTTTTTAAACCAAATTTTGAAGGGAACTCCCCTTTTTTCAATTTGTTACATTACGGATTTGACTCTCCACCTAGTAAGTATCATTTACACGACTTAATAGATATTATTTTAAAACGCCGCGATATAGATCTAACAATAAAGAATAAATTTGGTCAGACTATTTTTCATAAATTATGTGAAGAAATTTGCTACGACAAACTAGAACTTATTAAATATATAATTTTAAAATTAAGAGAACTTAAGGTTGAGATAGATCTAAATGTAAAAGATAATTTTGGCTTAACTCCTCTGCATTATGCCCTTTTAAATAAATCAACTGAAATAGCTAAATTTTTATTAACAAACGGAGCGTCTATAAGCTCTGAATCTATTAATTTTAACGGGTTTATAGAAAATTTACAGGCTCGAAATCCACACAGTAATATTTTAAAGATTTTAGAGCCAAAAGGAAATTCCTTTGACTTTCATCTGCTTGAAGCCGATTTAGATGAAGAAGATAAAGCTTTAATTAAGTTATCTTCAAATTTACAGCGCCCAAGAGATGTCAAACAATTAATGATTGAAATTCAAAGATACATTAATTACGGAAAGCATAGTGTTCTAAAAACAATTTTTCCCGAGATTGTAAGACGAATTCCAAACAGATGGATTGAATTGCATTTTAAAAATGGCCTTTCTTTTGCTCATCTAGCTGCCCTCTTAAACGATGGAGAGAGTATAAAGCTCATAGCTAAAAAAGGGGGAAATTTAACGCTTATCTATACAGGATATTCACCTCTTCATTTAGCTATACTGCATAGCTGCCCAAAAGCTTTTTTCGCTTTATTGGAGCATGGGGCACCATTGGTAAGCCCAGAACATAAATCCTTAGCTTATCTTTTGATTGAATGTATCTCTTATGAGATCATAGATTATTGCTTAACCAACAAAAAGTTATATATAAATCTGGAAGAACAAATTTCAGTCAAAGAATGTGTTTTAGTAAATGATGATGGTGAAATCGTCTATGACTCTAAAATACTTAATTATAGTGATGAAAATCAACTTGCCTTTGCTAAATCTCATACGAAGATACCTTATAAATTCTTTGAAAGCGATCTTGATTTATTGATGTTAATAGCAAAAGATGTAAATAATACAGTATTACCTATAGCTTTAATGCAGCGAGGTGTTCGATACACTCTGAACTATGAAGTATAA